From Geomonas agri, one genomic window encodes:
- a CDS encoding P-II family nitrogen regulator: MKKVEAIIKPFKLDEVKEALNEIGIQGITIGEVKGFGRQKGHTELYRGAEYVVDFIPKIKMEIIVSDEVVSKVVDAIEQAAKTGRIGDGKIFVTPVEEVVRIRTGERGEDAL, from the coding sequence TTGAAAAAAGTCGAAGCAATCATAAAACCTTTCAAGCTTGATGAAGTGAAAGAAGCACTCAACGAGATCGGTATCCAGGGCATCACCATCGGTGAGGTGAAGGGGTTCGGTCGTCAAAAAGGGCACACCGAGCTTTACCGCGGCGCCGAGTACGTGGTCGATTTCATTCCGAAAATCAAGATGGAGATCATCGTATCCGACGAAGTGGTCAGCAAGGTCGTTGACGCCATCGAGCAGGCCGCCAAGACCGGCCGCATTGGCGACGGCAAGATCTTTGTCACCCCCGTAGAAGAAGTAGTCCGGATCAGGACCGGTGAGAGGGGCGAAGACGCTCTCTAA